The genomic window ATTATTTCAGGTGTTGGCAGTTGTCACAACAACTGGATTTGTCTCAGCAGATTTTACGGTATGGACCCCTTTTTTAAAAATTTTCTTCTTCGGGTTGATGTTTTTAGGAGGTTCCGCAGGTTCAACCTCTGGGGGGATGAAAGTAGTACGCCATTTAATTACCATCCGGAACGGAATCATGGAGTTTAAAAGAACCCTACACCCTCGGGCGGTACTTCCGGTACGGTACAATGACCGGGCAATTTCAAAAGAGATTGTTTTCAATATTCTCGGTTTCTTTATTCTCTATATGCTAGCTTTTATTATAGGTTCTTTAGTATTAGGAACGATGGGACTTGATTTTGAAACGGCTATTGGTGGTGCTGCTTCTTCTTTAGGAAATGTAGGGCCTGCTTTTGGTAAGCTGAGTCCGGTAAATAATTTTGATGTATTACCGGATGCTGGAAAATGGTGGTGTTCCTTTTTGATGCTAATCGGACGTTTGGAATTATTTACGGTTTTGATTTTATTAACTCCTTTCTTCTGGAGAAATCGGTAAGAACTAATTAAAAAACTAAAGAAATAAGGGAAATATATATTTTATCAACATAATAAATTTGATTTAAAATATGAAAGAAAAGAAAAAGAAATTCTGGATAAGTTTTGCAATTGGGGTAGTAGTAGGTGTTATCGTTTATCAAATTGTGTTTAGGCTTGTGTCATAAAAAAGGAAAAACAAGACTGTTTAAAAAGCCTAATCTACTATTATTTCGAGCGCAGTTAAAAATTATAACAACTTTAATTATCAGATAATCCACGACAATCTACACTGAAGCTAGAGGATGAGCTTAATGTAACTTAATAGTAAATAGACCACTTTTTAAACAGCCAATTTTAGCATTATTTTTCTTAAATTAAGAAACCGATTCCTTAATTCGGCTGATGGCTTCTTTTATTTGATCAGTACTTGCTGCATACGAAATCCGAATACAATTTTTGTTTCCAAAAGCTTCTCCGGTCACCGTTGCTACATTAGCATGTTCTAGTAAATACATAGAAAATTCAGAAGCGTTGTTAATAGTAGTTCCATTTAAGGTTTTACCAAAATAATGCGAAATATCCGGGAATACATAAAAAGCACCTTCAGGTTCGTTACATTCAAAACCTTTAATGTCTGATAGTAGATTAAGGATTAAAGACCTTCTTTCTTTAAATTCATCGACCATGTATTGAATTCGGCTTACCGGTTCTTTTAGCGCAGTAATTACCGCTCTCTGTGCGATACAATTTGCTCCGCTTGTTACCTGTCCCTGTATTTTATTACAAGCTCTAGCAATTGCGGTAGGTGCTCCGATATATCCGATTCTCCATCCGGTCATGGCAAAAGCTTTAGCTACCCCATTTACCGTTACCGTACGATCATACATATCTTCAAATTGTGCCATAGAAGCATGATCTCCTACATAGTTAATATGTTCATAGATTTCATCACTTACTACAATAATATCCGGGTATTTTTGTAAAACATCGGCAAGTGCTCGTAATTCTGACTTACTGTAAATAGAACCACTAGGATTACAAGGTGAACTATACCAAATCATTTTGGTTTTGTCTGTAATAGCATTTTCCAGTTGTTCTGCCGTCATTTTAAAATCGTTATCAATAGAAGTGGTTACTTCTACCGGTACACCTTCGGCCAGTTTTACAATATCACTATAACTTACCCAATACGGGCAGGGTAGGATTACTTCATCTCCCGGATTTATATATACCTGTGCCACATTATATAAAGATTGTTTAGCCCCGGTAGAAACTACAATTTGAGAAGCATCATAAGTTAAATTATTATCACGTTTAAATTTAGTAATAATAGCTTCCTTTAACTCTACGTATCCGTCAACCGGAGTATACGAATTATAATTATCGTTTACCGCCTGTATGGCAGCATCTTTAATGTAATCCGGAGTATTAAAATCCGGTTCTCCTAAGCTTAATCCGATAATGTCTTTACCTTCTGCTCTTAGCTCTCGTGCTTTGGCAGCCATTGCCAGGGTAGCAGAAGCTTTTAATTGATTGATTCTGTCAGATAACTGTACGTTAGTTTTTGTAGAAGTACTCATAGGTATAAAAAAAGTAATAAGCTGGTTTATGACGATAGTGCCGGATTCATCCCCATTTCTTTTAAATGTTTAAAATGAGAGATAATCGCACTACGCGTGGTTGAATATTCATTATACGGCAAATTAAATTCTTTTGCCGTCTGCTTTACAATTTTGGATATTTTAGTATAATGAACATGACTGATATTTGGAAAAATATGATGTTCTACCTGATGGTTTAAGCCTCCCGTAAACCAATTGACCAACCGATTCTTTGTGCTAAAGTTAACTGTAGTAAACAACTGATGAATTGCCCAGGTGTTTTTCATGGTTCCCGTATTGTCCGGTAACGGCATTTGTGCTTCTTCTACCATATGTGCCAATTGAAAAACCACACTTAAAATAAGTCCGGCAACATAGTGCATTACAAAAAATCCAATAAGAATCTTCCACCAGGCAATAGCTAAAAATAGCATAGGGATTACAATCCATACTACGGCATATATAATTTTAGTTACTACAACCGTGCTCCATTGTTTTAGCGGACTTGGTAATTTACCATACGATAGTTTTTTAGCCAGGTAACGTTTGGTTTGTTTAAAATCCGTAGTAAGTGCCCAATTAAAGGTAAGTAGCCCGTATAAAAAAACAGAATAATAATGTTGAAATTTATGAAAACGTCGCCACTTGGCATGTTTTGTAAAACGAATGACCCTCCCGGCATCCATATCCTCATCATGCCCGTGAATATTAGTATAGGTATGATGCAGTACATTATGTTGTACCTGCCAGTTATAAACGTTACCCGCAAGGATATACATGCTACTGCCCATTAACTTGTTGATCCATTTCTTTGATGAATACGAACCATGATTCCCATCGTGCATCACGTTCATCCCTACGCCAGCCATGCCTACTCCCATAATAATAGTTAACAAAAGCATCCACCACTGGGATATATCAAGGGTAAGAATTAGAAAATACGGAGTTAAAAAGATTGAAAACATAATAATAGTCTTCACATGAAGTTTCCAGTTTCCAGTCCTCTTTAAATTGTTTTCCTTAAAGTACGTGTTGACCCTTTTATTTAAAGTTCGAAAAAATTTAGCCGAATCAACTCGACTGAATTTCACATTAGCATTTATCATGAGCAAGTTTTTTAAAGAGTCAAATTTGATTTATGTTAAATCAAAGGTAAATTTAAGTATTTCTATACATCTACCTTGGGTTGTGAACGTGAAATATTGAAAGAACGTGTATTTTTGTGAGTTTAATTAATAAATTGTGGAACTTTTACTTAAATATTTTCCGGACTTAACAATTGTTCAACTTCAAAAGTTTGAAAAGCTTCAATATATTTACAAAGATTGGAATGCAAAAATCAATGTAATTTCTAGAAAAGATATTGATTTTTTATACGAACGTCATATTTTACACTCGTTAGGAATTGCAAAAATTCAAAGGTTTAAACCTAATGCTTCGATATTAGATGTAGGTACCGGAGGTGGATTTCCAGGAATACCTTTAAGTATTCTTTTTCCGGAAAGTTCTTTTCATTTAATTGATACGATTGCTAAGAAAATCAAAGTGGTAAAGGAAGTAGCTAGCGCACTGGAACTGGATAATGTGTTAGCCGAACAAAAAAGAGCAGGAACTTTTGATGGTAGGTATGATTTTATTGTAAGCCGAGCGGTAACTAATATGCCTGATTTTGTAAAATGGGTTCGGAAAAATACTAGAAAGCAATCCAAACACCCATTAGCAAATGGTGTTTTATACTTAAAGGGCGGAGATTTAACCGAAGAACTAGCTTCGTTTCCTAAAGCCACGGAATATTTATTATCTGATTATTACGAAGAAGCCTTTTACGAAACTAAGAAAGTAGTGCATTTGCCAGTAAAGTATAAATTGTAGATGCAATTATTACGGGAAAGTTTAAAACTATAAACTGATTGTCCGTTCAGCGTAATTTACAAGCTGTCTTTTTACTTATTACAATACGATACATAATTCGTTATGGGAACTATGATTTATCTGGTTTTAGCTATTAATGCGTTATACTTCGTTATTTGGAGGACAAAAAATAATCCGGTTGAATGAAAAACATACAACCGGATTGTTCTAAATTTTAATAAATATATAAAACTATAGTTTGATTATTTTTTCAGTCGCAATCGCTTTGTTTGCTTCAGAACCATTTATAATCTTAATAAAATAATATCCTGAAGAAAGGTCACTCATATTAATAGTAGTTTGGTTATCTTCAAATTTAACCTCTTTTTGTAACATTCCCAAGGTGTTATACACTTTTGCATAAGAACCTGCTTGAATGCCATCTATAGTAAGTATATCCTGCACCGGATTAGGATATACCTTTATTTCGGTATTTTCAATATTATCTGCTTTTCCGGATTTATAGGTAATCAATAACTGGGGAGGTTTGTTACCTTTATGCTCCTTAGATTGGAAGGCAAAGTCATTGCCTGAAACCGCACTCATAACCAGGGTTAACTTACGTCCATTAGTAATTTGAGTAGCATCCAAAGAAACTTTTCTAGTAGTCCCAATAGGATACGTAGCATTTATATTACCTAATAATCTGGTAGCACGAGGTTTATTGGCATTAGAAATATTAGTTTCGGTCCAATTATTGGCATTCCCCTTATGAATATTTACACTACCATTACCTGCATCCGAATCTACGGTAAAATTTAAATCTACTTTTTCAATAGTACCTTTGATAGAAGAAAGATCAAACATAAGATAAGCAGTTCTTCTATTTTGATCTAGTCTTACAATAGATTCATTGTACCTGGTAGATCCTTGTAAGTAGGCATCGTGTATTGGAGATAATCTCACAACTTGTGCACGAGAAGCTCCCTTCTTAACGACTATTTTATCGATATTAAATAAGAACCCTGCTTTTCCTTTATAACGTAGTTGTAGATTTTTCTCTCCGTTTGATAGTAATACTCTTTTACTGTAATTCTTATAAGTATCCCATTGACCTGTGACCGGAATATTGATAGTACCGACTACCTTACCAGCTTCCAGAATTTCTACAGTTCCACCGGTACCCGCACTAGAAGCATAAATATCAAATTTATATGCACCACTACCGTTTACTTTTACTTTATATTCCGTAGCATCTCCGTTTCTTATATATCCAAGATTTTTACCTGACGGTCCAGGTAGGTTTTCTACTCTTACGCTTCCTGATTTTGAAAGAAAATCTTCTGCCTCAAAACTACCGGGAATCGCGATTGCCGAAGTCGGAGGAGGGGGAGGAGGTGTAAGCGTCTTATCGTCCACAAACGGATTGCTGTTGTGAGGAATCGGATTAGAATCCTGACCCTTATTATTGTTAGTTCCGTCATCTTTTATAAATCGTATATACCCCTCATGGATTCCTTTAGTTCGATTCATAATTTTCACGTATAGATCTCGACCGGATTTAAAATAAGCATCACGTTTTGAATCTCGTAAAGCTTTTAAACTCTTTAGCTGTGGTAAATCTATATTGTTAATAGTTCCTCTTGGTTTTATTACATTCCCCATATTAACCATACGTAATACTACCCCTAGGCTATTACGAGGTCTTGACCACTGGTGGAAGGTCAACTCTAATTTATGTCGTGATGCATTATAGCCGTCTGGAAATTCCATTTTATATTCCGAATTCCAACGAAGCTGCGCTCTTCTATGTCCATGACTGGCTCTAATATACTGTTCTCTTGTTCCATTAGGTCCGGTTAGAAATATATTGGGCATATCATTATCGTTCCCACCATGGCGTGTTTGTAAATTACCAAATCTCTGTCTGGACAATACCCATTCAAATTCACTTGAAGGTGGAGTTTCTCCTAATCTTGTATCGACTGTCCAGGGGTTGTTACCTATAAATGAATACCCACGACCTCCACCAAAACCAGTGGTTAAAGAACCATCTCTATCAAAAATAGCTCTGGTATCTCTTATATTAGTTCTGTTTGCTTTTTTCATATTTTTAAAGGTACCGTCGCCTTCGAAGCTTAAACCTTCTACTTCAAATGACGGACGTACACGGTTTCCTCCTATGGTTTTAAACATAGTAGTAAATCGACTATCTCCAAAGCCACCTATATGAACATTTTTTATAATAGTGCTTCCATGATAAAATACAGAACCTACTGAACCCCCTTTACGCTTATTCCCTCTACTCAATCCTAGAATTAATCCTCCGTCAAAAAGGGTCGGGTCAGAATCAAAATTTGTAGTTCCATTATCCGAAGCTTTAAAATTCTTAAAGATATGTGTGATATTGGTCATTAAAGGATAAAGCCCTACAGATGTTTGGTAAACCGTAAGATTTTCAAAGGTAGGATGCACATTACCGAAAAACTTTTCTTTTTGTTTAAATTCCCCAGCATCTTTAGGTCCTCTAGAAAGGGTTACAAAACCGGTAACTGTAGAATGTACCGAATTATCTTTAAATATAGATAATGGTATTTCTTTAGGTTTATAATTGCGATATTCCGGCATGCCACCAGCTGCACCTCTGGGCTCTGATGGTGGAGCGTACCAGAATCCTGAACCTTGTGAACCGGCGCAAATATTACCTATAAAATCATTATTAGCATTTGCAATCCAAAATGCTGCGGTAGTTCTAAACCGGTCTCCACCATCATGAAAAGTATCAGTTTCATCAACTATAAAAGCACTACCTTGAAAAGCATCCACTTTGCTTACTCGGTGTACCCCAAAAGCAATATTGTTTATAAACTTGTTTCCTTCTTCAACTCCATCTTCGGTAAAGAAACCATGACCGTGTAAATCATGTGCTACAATACCTTCAACTAACACATTATCTGTAGTATGAACCACAACGGCTCTATTATTACTATTAGTGATACTTGAATTTTTAAAAACATCTCCTGCTCGGTCTCTTGCGATATGCCAATGAAATGGGTATCTTCCTAATCTTCCGGATTGTCCCATTAAATGAAGCTGTACACCTTCTACTTCAATACGACCCGCTGTAGGCATAATCATAACATGCCCTCCAACTCCGTTAGAGGCTTTTCCATTACTGATTTTTAAGCGTTTTCTGTCTCCAAAATTAGTATCAGTATCTTGTGATGCTAATCCTTGTATTTTAATATTTCTACTTAATAATGCAACCTCTGCCCGCATATCGATAGGTATTGCCTTACGATTTTTATTAAAACTTTTAGGATCAAATTTAGTTGCATACGTTTCTATAGCTCCGTAATGACGATAAGACAGACTTCTATTTAAAGTCAAACGAGAATTACCTCCTAAGTTTTCAATCTTAGTAATGGTTCGTACATCTTCCTCATTATATTTATCAGAACTACTGGCAATTACAATCTCGTCGCCAACTTCCCAATTAAATACTCCATCCCTATTAGCAGATAGCGAACCGTCATGATTTCTATCTATAACATTAGCAACCACAATGGTATTGGAACCTGCATTGGCTGTTTGTGAAAGCTTAGTAAAACTTATTTTTTCTTTTCCATAAAATATAAGTCTCCCATTTCCTCCGGCCATTAAAAAACCGTCGTTACCAGTAATGTTCATGTCTTGGCCATTTGCCATAGGAATGCTATGATTTGAAGTAGGATTGGTGCCGTTTAAAGTAAGTGTAAATGTTCCTCGATCAAAACGGTTATTAGCAGTACCAATCTCAAAAATACCTCCACTATTTACATGGACCCAACGAGTGGTTAGTGCTTTGTTCCAGGTTCCAGTTTTAAAAACACGTAAGCGTCCATGAACAACAACTTCTTTGGCTTGGTGAGCACCTGTAATATTTACAGTAACTCCTTGTTTAATAATAACTCTATTAGAGGATTTAGGGATACCTTTGTCCCAGGTACTGGCGTCAGACCAATTACCACTTTTTATAGCAGTATGAACCTGTGCAAGAATTGAATTACTGGTAAAAGTAAATAGCAGGAATAAAAATAGGGCGTGAATCGCAAGATAACTTTTGACTCTTTTTTTGTGTAATTTCATAATTAATTATAAAAATAAGTTGAGTAAACAATAAAATTAACAAAATTCACCTGGTCTATTTATTAATATGTGATATTCGAATAGGTGCTTCTAGTATACGTAGGCATTCTCCTAGTAACTGTTATAAATTACTTTTAACAATTAACATGTTTATGGATAAACCTTATATGGAGTAGAATTAGATTTAAAACTAATTTTGAACATCCGTAGTTGCTTATAATCCTGAACGTCTTATTATTTTTACAATAGTAGCAACGATGATTCTATTCGCTTTTAGCTCCTACTTTGAAGATAGGAGCATCTTAAATATAATAGGATAAAATTAAAGTAATTCTAATAAATGTAATAGTAATCAATATTACTAAACATAATTTATCCAATTATTACAAGAAAAAGTATTTTACCGAACTTATAAAGTAATGTGCTTACTAGTGAAGTATAGGTTATCAATGTTGTTATAAGTAAAGTTTGAAACTATAAAATGGTTTCTGACTTAAAATAGTTTAACGGATTGCGTTTTTCTCACTTAGTCTTTTAATAATTTGAAGTGTTCCTGACAATACATTGTTAGAATCCTTATTTGTATAATTCACAGCGATGGATGCGTTGTATTTTGGGATATGAACAACAGTGGTATTCCAAAAACCAGTATGTAAATAAATGACAATTTTAGACTTTTCAGTAGTTATTTTTCCTATCCCCATACGAGAATCTTCATTGCTTTTTCCTTCTGGTGTAATTGGATTTGGTGACAACATTAAAGATAATGTTTCTTTTTCAC from Aquimarina sp. ERC-38 includes these protein-coding regions:
- a CDS encoding pyridoxal phosphate-dependent aminotransferase, with the protein product MSTSTKTNVQLSDRINQLKASATLAMAAKARELRAEGKDIIGLSLGEPDFNTPDYIKDAAIQAVNDNYNSYTPVDGYVELKEAIITKFKRDNNLTYDASQIVVSTGAKQSLYNVAQVYINPGDEVILPCPYWVSYSDIVKLAEGVPVEVTTSIDNDFKMTAEQLENAITDKTKMIWYSSPCNPSGSIYSKSELRALADVLQKYPDIIVVSDEIYEHINYVGDHASMAQFEDMYDRTVTVNGVAKAFAMTGWRIGYIGAPTAIARACNKIQGQVTSGANCIAQRAVITALKEPVSRIQYMVDEFKERRSLILNLLSDIKGFECNEPEGAFYVFPDISHYFGKTLNGTTINNASEFSMYLLEHANVATVTGEAFGNKNCIRISYAASTDQIKEAISRIKESVS
- a CDS encoding fatty acid desaturase family protein, giving the protein MINANVKFSRVDSAKFFRTLNKRVNTYFKENNLKRTGNWKLHVKTIIMFSIFLTPYFLILTLDISQWWMLLLTIIMGVGMAGVGMNVMHDGNHGSYSSKKWINKLMGSSMYILAGNVYNWQVQHNVLHHTYTNIHGHDEDMDAGRVIRFTKHAKWRRFHKFQHYYSVFLYGLLTFNWALTTDFKQTKRYLAKKLSYGKLPSPLKQWSTVVVTKIIYAVVWIVIPMLFLAIAWWKILIGFFVMHYVAGLILSVVFQLAHMVEEAQMPLPDNTGTMKNTWAIHQLFTTVNFSTKNRLVNWFTGGLNHQVEHHIFPNISHVHYTKISKIVKQTAKEFNLPYNEYSTTRSAIISHFKHLKEMGMNPALSS
- the rsmG gene encoding 16S rRNA (guanine(527)-N(7))-methyltransferase RsmG; this translates as MELLLKYFPDLTIVQLQKFEKLQYIYKDWNAKINVISRKDIDFLYERHILHSLGIAKIQRFKPNASILDVGTGGGFPGIPLSILFPESSFHLIDTIAKKIKVVKEVASALELDNVLAEQKRAGTFDGRYDFIVSRAVTNMPDFVKWVRKNTRKQSKHPLANGVLYLKGGDLTEELASFPKATEYLLSDYYEEAFYETKKVVHLPVKYKL
- a CDS encoding carbohydrate-binding protein, giving the protein MKLHKKRVKSYLAIHALFLFLLFTFTSNSILAQVHTAIKSGNWSDASTWDKGIPKSSNRVIIKQGVTVNITGAHQAKEVVVHGRLRVFKTGTWNKALTTRWVHVNSGGIFEIGTANNRFDRGTFTLTLNGTNPTSNHSIPMANGQDMNITGNDGFLMAGGNGRLIFYGKEKISFTKLSQTANAGSNTIVVANVIDRNHDGSLSANRDGVFNWEVGDEIVIASSSDKYNEEDVRTITKIENLGGNSRLTLNRSLSYRHYGAIETYATKFDPKSFNKNRKAIPIDMRAEVALLSRNIKIQGLASQDTDTNFGDRKRLKISNGKASNGVGGHVMIMPTAGRIEVEGVQLHLMGQSGRLGRYPFHWHIARDRAGDVFKNSSITNSNNRAVVVHTTDNVLVEGIVAHDLHGHGFFTEDGVEEGNKFINNIAFGVHRVSKVDAFQGSAFIVDETDTFHDGGDRFRTTAAFWIANANNDFIGNICAGSQGSGFWYAPPSEPRGAAGGMPEYRNYKPKEIPLSIFKDNSVHSTVTGFVTLSRGPKDAGEFKQKEKFFGNVHPTFENLTVYQTSVGLYPLMTNITHIFKNFKASDNGTTNFDSDPTLFDGGLILGLSRGNKRKGGSVGSVFYHGSTIIKNVHIGGFGDSRFTTMFKTIGGNRVRPSFEVEGLSFEGDGTFKNMKKANRTNIRDTRAIFDRDGSLTTGFGGGRGYSFIGNNPWTVDTRLGETPPSSEFEWVLSRQRFGNLQTRHGGNDNDMPNIFLTGPNGTREQYIRASHGHRRAQLRWNSEYKMEFPDGYNASRHKLELTFHQWSRPRNSLGVVLRMVNMGNVIKPRGTINNIDLPQLKSLKALRDSKRDAYFKSGRDLYVKIMNRTKGIHEGYIRFIKDDGTNNNKGQDSNPIPHNSNPFVDDKTLTPPPPPPTSAIAIPGSFEAEDFLSKSGSVRVENLPGPSGKNLGYIRNGDATEYKVKVNGSGAYKFDIYASSAGTGGTVEILEAGKVVGTINIPVTGQWDTYKNYSKRVLLSNGEKNLQLRYKGKAGFLFNIDKIVVKKGASRAQVVRLSPIHDAYLQGSTRYNESIVRLDQNRRTAYLMFDLSSIKGTIEKVDLNFTVDSDAGNGSVNIHKGNANNWTETNISNANKPRATRLLGNINATYPIGTTRKVSLDATQITNGRKLTLVMSAVSGNDFAFQSKEHKGNKPPQLLITYKSGKADNIENTEIKVYPNPVQDILTIDGIQAGSYAKVYNTLGMLQKEVKFEDNQTTINMSDLSSGYYFIKIINGSEANKAIATEKIIKL